Proteins co-encoded in one Desulfoplanes formicivorans genomic window:
- a CDS encoding polysaccharide deacetylase family protein: MERFRAHLDTICRMGFRTISAQELLQICLGKGEIQGKPIVITFDDCHVSNWIHAIPELKKRGMGGIFFAITDFIIPGPLRTRETAPSFKPASESFVQALRYQDYSQFMTRNELIAVLADHNMEVYSHTSRHQGCFRNLTRVATVGTGHWSAHGIYDQPSDNLPTYQLGSAYAYNGYWPGSSDNDPNSLHKRSDEERMAFCVRDFQKSFATMKELNQADKQFICWPWGEFDEMTIKAAKQAGFSGAFNLDRFVNGPGTDPFQLHRIPVSHRKSVKWLRSRLLMHASRPGAMVFRKFFRKKS, encoded by the coding sequence TTGGAACGCTTTCGCGCCCATCTGGACACCATCTGCCGCATGGGCTTTCGCACCATTTCGGCTCAGGAACTGCTGCAAATCTGTCTTGGAAAGGGAGAAATCCAGGGCAAACCCATTGTCATTACCTTCGACGACTGCCATGTGAGCAACTGGATCCATGCGATTCCGGAACTCAAAAAGCGGGGCATGGGCGGGATTTTTTTTGCGATAACCGATTTTATTATTCCCGGGCCCTTGCGCACACGGGAAACAGCCCCCTCCTTCAAGCCGGCCAGCGAATCCTTTGTCCAAGCCCTTAGATATCAAGACTATTCCCAGTTCATGACCAGAAACGAACTGATTGCCGTTCTTGCAGACCACAACATGGAAGTGTATTCCCACACCTCCAGGCACCAAGGATGTTTTCGCAATCTCACTCGGGTGGCAACCGTAGGCACTGGCCACTGGTCGGCCCATGGGATCTACGACCAACCGTCAGACAACCTGCCTACCTACCAGTTGGGCAGCGCCTACGCCTACAACGGGTACTGGCCGGGATCATCTGACAATGATCCCAACTCCTTACACAAACGCTCGGATGAAGAACGAATGGCCTTTTGTGTTCGGGATTTTCAAAAAAGCTTTGCGACCATGAAAGAGCTCAACCAAGCCGACAAACAATTCATTTGCTGGCCATGGGGAGAATTTGACGAAATGACCATCAAGGCGGCTAAGCAGGCAGGTTTTTCCGGCGCCTTCAACCTTGACCGGTTTGTCAATGGTCCGGGAACCGATCCCTTTCAACTGCACCGCATTCCCGTATCCCACCGCAAATCTGTCAAATGGCTGAGATCCCGCCTTCTCATGCACGCATCCCGGCCGGGAGCCATGGTATTCAGAAAATTTTTCAGGAAAAAATCATAA
- a CDS encoding efflux RND transporter periplasmic adaptor subunit, whose translation MHMLRSFPGLKTILFLPAVLVLLAGCRDPQPPASPAIRPVRAVKARLFSRTDTFVFSGTTKAWRSAELSFRIPGELLQLPVEVGSFLQTGDLVARLDPRDYATRVRALESQWAGARAALTEAELRFVRYKKLRASGSIAVSALDTAEAAYKGAQATVKALANSLTKARDDLADTRLDAPFSGYITRKYKDNFETVSAGMPIVTLQDFSRMEVVVGIPDTIMAKGGVDTGIQCTVSAFPDHVFAARIKELARDADPITRTFKLTVIFDKPDDLAITPGMTAEVHLHAINQRPGTVMVPETALFPRGKGSRVWVINGTTHTVSSRPVTIASLNAEGAVLFGDLEPGELVVTAGTNSLSEGQKVRILDHGPGHRGAS comes from the coding sequence ATGCATATGCTCCGTTCGTTTCCGGGTCTGAAGACCATACTGTTCCTCCCGGCCGTGCTTGTTCTGCTTGCAGGATGCAGAGACCCTCAACCACCAGCGTCCCCGGCCATCCGCCCTGTCAGGGCGGTCAAGGCCCGCTTGTTTTCCCGCACAGATACTTTTGTTTTTTCAGGCACAACCAAAGCCTGGCGCAGTGCCGAACTGTCCTTTCGCATTCCCGGCGAGCTGCTCCAATTACCGGTTGAGGTCGGCAGTTTTCTGCAAACGGGTGATCTTGTGGCCCGTCTGGACCCAAGGGATTACGCAACCCGGGTGCGCGCCCTTGAGAGCCAATGGGCCGGAGCCCGAGCCGCATTGACCGAAGCAGAATTGCGCTTTGTACGGTACAAAAAACTCAGGGCTTCAGGCTCCATTGCCGTTTCTGCCCTGGACACGGCCGAAGCCGCGTACAAAGGGGCCCAGGCCACAGTCAAAGCATTGGCCAATTCCCTGACCAAGGCGCGGGACGACCTGGCCGATACCCGTTTGGACGCGCCCTTTTCCGGGTATATCACCCGAAAATACAAAGACAATTTTGAAACGGTTTCTGCAGGCATGCCCATTGTGACCCTGCAGGATTTTTCACGCATGGAAGTGGTAGTGGGCATTCCGGATACAATCATGGCCAAAGGTGGCGTTGACACGGGCATTCAATGTACGGTGAGCGCCTTTCCCGACCACGTTTTTGCCGCACGCATCAAGGAACTGGCTAGGGACGCCGATCCCATCACCCGAACCTTTAAACTGACCGTAATCTTTGACAAACCCGACGACCTTGCCATCACTCCAGGCATGACCGCCGAAGTGCATCTGCACGCCATCAACCAGCGTCCGGGGACGGTCATGGTGCCGGAAACAGCCCTTTTTCCCAGGGGTAAGGGATCCCGGGTGTGGGTGATCAATGGCACAACCCACACCGTATCCAGTCGCCCGGTGACCATTGCGTCCCTGAACGCCGAGGGTGCCGTGCTCTTTGGAGATCTGGAACCAGGTGAACTTGTTGTCACGGCAGGAACCAATAGTTTGAGTGAAGGCCAGAAGGTGCGCATCCTGGATCACGGGCCGGGCCACAGGGGTGCATCGTGA
- a CDS encoding YrbL family protein: MIELGTKISSKGGWCNIYEIAGQPHLCAKVLARHRRYKGEFPDPEMIARKKYGINDMLQYELDNHHAIVSRIPQKYQMFFVHMHGIQRTSDGHRALVMECVRNTRGEVAKNLDQNTDRLSPDFFHNLELLRKKVFLQYSIDHFGLACRNILVKNASTPVLIDFQNTIKRYPYQFWLRIPFFIRKKMNRRFQQVYKNMHVPDLTRGKSFPTSANLGDPS; this comes from the coding sequence ATGATTGAACTTGGTACCAAAATCAGCTCCAAAGGGGGCTGGTGCAATATATATGAAATTGCCGGTCAGCCCCATTTGTGCGCCAAGGTATTGGCCAGGCATCGGCGGTACAAGGGTGAATTTCCCGATCCGGAAATGATTGCCAGAAAAAAATATGGCATCAACGATATGCTGCAGTATGAACTGGACAATCATCACGCCATTGTCTCCCGCATCCCCCAAAAATATCAGATGTTCTTTGTGCACATGCACGGAATCCAACGCACATCAGACGGCCACCGAGCACTGGTCATGGAATGCGTGCGCAATACCCGGGGGGAAGTGGCCAAAAATCTGGATCAAAATACCGACAGACTGAGTCCGGATTTTTTCCACAACCTGGAACTCTTGCGCAAAAAAGTCTTTTTGCAATACAGTATTGACCATTTCGGTCTTGCTTGCAGAAATATTCTTGTTAAAAACGCATCAACCCCGGTGCTCATTGATTTTCAAAATACCATCAAGCGGTATCCCTACCAGTTCTGGCTGCGCATCCCCTTTTTCATCCGTAAGAAAATGAACCGCAGATTTCAACAGGTTTACAAAAACATGCATGTCCCTGACTTGACTCGGGGCAAATCTTTTCCAACCTCCGCAAACCTTGGTGACCCGTCATGA
- a CDS encoding DUF4956 domain-containing protein translates to MKIFFATPRFYALAIITSFISPLAVSQVMWALSKGRIHEILPRVAGAAAVGLLIGWAYYALCSFFIRKNQAINQKETWKGLALFHLSFLASWLYVLPFIPARFGDFFAALIFTAGTSKLLAMVYQEFGTSLSNRVRFAGNFVVLACTTMLVISVVKTSLALSLGLVGALSIVRFRTAIKDPEELAFLFLNIALGLGFGSGQVAYTMIGFIGIILAFVWSRAKKNVMLFQQSYLAQISLPEAPLDFDALLEKAVLSVSPRFEIKRIDESGSTVDATLLVELNGPPTKLIRAIKDLLPGSRVSITHAQGLV, encoded by the coding sequence ATGAAAATTTTTTTTGCCACTCCTCGCTTTTATGCTCTTGCCATTATAACCTCGTTTATTTCTCCTCTGGCCGTATCACAGGTCATGTGGGCCCTTTCAAAAGGGCGTATCCATGAAATCCTGCCCCGCGTAGCCGGTGCCGCAGCTGTGGGCCTGCTCATAGGTTGGGCCTACTATGCCCTCTGTTCTTTTTTCATTCGCAAAAACCAAGCCATCAACCAGAAGGAAACATGGAAAGGGTTGGCCCTTTTTCACCTCTCGTTTTTAGCCTCATGGCTCTATGTACTCCCGTTTATCCCGGCCCGGTTCGGCGATTTTTTTGCAGCCCTCATCTTTACGGCCGGAACCTCCAAACTCTTGGCCATGGTCTACCAGGAATTCGGGACGTCCCTTTCCAACCGGGTCAGGTTTGCTGGCAACTTTGTTGTTCTCGCCTGCACCACCATGCTGGTCATTTCCGTGGTCAAAACCTCCCTGGCCCTTTCCCTGGGTCTTGTGGGCGCCCTGTCCATTGTGCGTTTCAGGACAGCCATCAAAGACCCTGAAGAACTTGCTTTCCTGTTTTTGAACATAGCACTGGGCCTCGGGTTCGGCTCAGGTCAGGTTGCCTACACCATGATCGGGTTCATTGGCATCATTTTGGCGTTTGTCTGGTCCCGGGCCAAAAAAAATGTCATGCTCTTTCAGCAGAGCTACCTGGCCCAGATTTCTTTACCCGAAGCTCCTTTGGACTTTGACGCCCTTCTTGAAAAAGCCGTATTGTCGGTCAGCCCCCGATTTGAGATCAAACGCATTGACGAATCAGGTTCCACTGTAGACGCCACCTTGCTTGTGGAACTCAATGGACCGCCTACCAAGCTCATACGAGCCATAAAGGATCTTTTGCCAGGATCTCGGGTTTCCATCACCCATGCCCAGGGGCTTGTTTGA
- a CDS encoding glycosyltransferase, with translation MNIAFVNSTRKWGGVKTWTLEVAHGLTERGHNTLIIARHGPFTDKALAMGLQTLPITFGPDFNPILIYRLLRLFKTWKCDRVVVNVGKDMCSAGVAGRILGIPVIHRVGLAGDMENRLKVRSVHKWIKPRLLAPCEHVKQGMLKELPYLRPEEIKVILTGKPVAAHPPSDVHHPLRFISTSQLNADKGHSDVLTALAALKKQGYTFQYHVVGTGRVEQRLKKMASSLDLEKEVVWHGFQKDVRALLATCDVFILASHTEGLPNSLLEAMSMGLACVATDVGGVAEVWSEHFLPLLPIHAPAALTHTLHQLLDGSTSRIKQLQTTTLAHARKSISIKQSISRVENWLQEC, from the coding sequence ATGAACATAGCCTTTGTCAACAGCACACGAAAATGGGGCGGGGTCAAGACATGGACTCTAGAAGTGGCTCATGGCCTGACCGAACGAGGACATAACACCCTGATCATTGCCCGGCACGGCCCTTTTACGGACAAGGCGCTGGCAATGGGCCTTCAAACCTTGCCCATCACATTTGGCCCCGACTTCAATCCCATCCTCATCTATAGATTGCTCCGTCTTTTCAAAACCTGGAAATGTGACCGGGTCGTGGTCAACGTGGGCAAAGACATGTGCTCTGCTGGCGTAGCTGGACGTATCTTGGGCATTCCAGTGATCCACCGGGTGGGCCTGGCCGGAGACATGGAAAACAGGCTCAAGGTTCGGTCCGTACATAAATGGATCAAGCCCCGTTTGTTAGCACCTTGTGAACACGTCAAGCAGGGTATGCTCAAGGAGTTGCCGTATCTACGTCCGGAAGAAATCAAGGTCATCTTGACTGGAAAACCCGTAGCTGCACACCCGCCCTCGGATGTGCACCACCCACTCCGATTCATATCCACCAGCCAGCTCAATGCCGACAAAGGGCACAGCGACGTGCTCACCGCCTTGGCAGCACTCAAGAAACAGGGGTATACGTTCCAGTACCACGTAGTTGGTACCGGTCGTGTAGAACAGCGTCTCAAGAAGATGGCCTCTTCCCTTGATCTAGAAAAAGAGGTCGTGTGGCACGGCTTTCAAAAAGACGTTCGAGCCCTTCTTGCCACATGTGATGTTTTCATTCTTGCCTCCCACACGGAAGGGCTACCCAACAGCCTGCTGGAAGCCATGTCCATGGGATTGGCCTGTGTGGCAACTGATGTGGGGGGGGTAGCCGAAGTCTGGAGCGAACACTTCCTCCCCCTTTTACCGATCCATGCCCCTGCAGCCCTAACTCACACCCTCCACCAACTCCTTGATGGATCCACATCCAGGATAAAACAACTCCAGACAACAACGCTGGCTCATGCACGAAAGTCCATTTCCATCAAACAATCCATCTCCAGGGTAGAAAACTGGCTCCAAGAATGTTAA
- a CDS encoding O-antigen ligase family protein — MFSITKKISSLFELLKGKTWAQRAYLLMYMGFCFYILFFPIGRAFREIGEIVSVLGLITYYLLDYKNSQLKKFPLKWIYFLFWGYMLFKVFHSVDMARSWDGFETSIRKGGLLFFVGIECVRGMKDIKRFVILFCIMGFYEGLDGIYQYITGHDLFRGTAAWGSRLTGSFSTPRVGNLMALVLPPSMAVFFLWKDSWSISKKILLTGIILIPAMFIFVGAQARSGYLGYILACTVLILFFRKFSLTKATIVIALIVGALFFSSTRTSYNKVINDPRIQEIWPTAIHVFEKNPILGVGIKGFNKGFKNIGLHMPGRLNRMPHPHNIYLQFACETGIIGLGIFLGWIGSYLWWTWRKIRTGWLTSSDTTYWSLTFCLWSAYFGYTGTAISGHDFFRDWWLALSLSLLGMTVGACIAKSPEYGTNTQATQQVV, encoded by the coding sequence ATGTTTTCAATCACAAAAAAAATATCCTCACTATTCGAATTACTTAAGGGAAAAACCTGGGCACAGCGTGCGTACCTGCTCATGTATATGGGGTTTTGTTTCTATATTCTGTTTTTTCCCATCGGAAGAGCATTCAGGGAAATCGGCGAGATCGTTTCTGTTCTTGGGCTGATTACCTACTACCTACTTGATTATAAAAATTCTCAATTAAAAAAATTCCCGCTTAAATGGATCTATTTCCTATTCTGGGGATACATGTTGTTCAAGGTATTCCATTCTGTTGACATGGCCCGCAGTTGGGACGGATTCGAAACGAGCATCAGAAAAGGAGGGCTCCTCTTTTTCGTGGGCATCGAGTGCGTCCGGGGCATGAAGGATATCAAACGTTTCGTCATTCTTTTCTGCATTATGGGATTTTACGAGGGGCTGGATGGTATTTATCAGTATATCACAGGACATGACCTCTTCCGGGGAACTGCCGCTTGGGGTAGCAGACTTACTGGGTCATTTTCAACGCCCAGAGTAGGCAACCTCATGGCCTTGGTCCTGCCTCCGTCTATGGCTGTATTTTTTTTATGGAAGGACTCATGGTCAATTTCAAAAAAGATATTGCTCACTGGAATTATTCTGATCCCGGCAATGTTTATTTTTGTTGGGGCACAAGCTCGAAGTGGCTATTTGGGCTATATCTTAGCATGCACTGTGCTGATTCTTTTTTTCCGCAAATTTTCACTGACTAAAGCAACAATCGTCATAGCACTAATAGTTGGCGCATTATTTTTTAGCTCGACGAGGACATCATATAACAAAGTAATCAATGATCCTCGCATCCAAGAGATATGGCCTACAGCTATTCATGTATTTGAAAAAAACCCCATTCTGGGGGTAGGTATCAAAGGATTCAATAAGGGTTTTAAGAACATTGGATTACATATGCCAGGAAGACTTAATAGGATGCCTCACCCTCACAATATTTACCTTCAATTCGCCTGTGAAACCGGCATCATCGGATTAGGTATTTTTCTCGGGTGGATTGGCAGCTACCTTTGGTGGACCTGGAGAAAAATCCGAACGGGCTGGCTCACGTCTTCAGATACCACGTATTGGAGCCTAACTTTTTGTTTGTGGAGTGCCTATTTCGGGTACACAGGCACGGCCATTTCCGGCCATGATTTTTTCAGGGACTGGTGGCTTGCCCTTTCTTTATCACTACTCGGCATGACAGTCGGAGCCTGCATAGCAAAATCGCCGGAATATGGAACCAATACCCAGGCCACACAACAAGTGGTTTAA
- a CDS encoding efflux RND transporter permease subunit — protein MNLTQYALGKRTLVIFATLVLTLAGIMAQVGMGKLEDPEFSIKTAMVTTTYAGASALEVEQEVTDILETSIQRLPSLDHVRSLSTPGHSRIWVDFKESFRKKDLPQLFDNLRKKVAEVANDLPPGAGTPVVEDDFGDVYGIFLAVVSHGLPHDELKDYADDIRRELLLVKDVARIELWGNQPQCIWLEVSRARMDELGIPFEVLAQTLGQQNLVVDSGHADLGQWRIRMDVGGTYNAVTEIGNQVIRSPGSDTLVRIRDIAKVKKGYLDPPVWKMRFDGKPAIGLAISTVSGGNVVDMGKRVRARLDELIQEIPLGLSVETVAFQPELVQASIEEFMLNLVEAVVIVIALLLVCMGLSSGLLIGVGLVITICITFGAMYALGLTLDRVTLGALIVALGMLVDNAIVVTEGMLVKMQRGMSGVQAGAHVCRETAWPLLGATLVAALAFLPIFLSPNNVGEYCVGLFKVVSLSLGISWILALTVTPILCDRWLNPKVVGRHGDPYAGRMFGMYRKLVGFALGHRTLTIGIMIALFVAALQGFSLVKREFFPESRRAQLMIDYWRDQGTDIRAVDADLKSLERALLAHEHVTSVATFVGAGPHRFYLPLEPQVPNTAYGYLLLNLDSGDSIPEVRAFARTYLTNHFPQADPRVRRFPLGSPSPFKIATRFRGPDPVILHQLADQATAIMRNCPLVQDVRDDWRNRVLTIVPQYDASRGLLAGTTRQDVAGTLKRVYEWSAVGLYREHNRLIPIMVRPPAKERQRMGDLLTVQVRPVGSMQGVPLATVVNGVDLTWEESQIRRYDHQRCITAQCDPIPGVTMSEALQAMRSQLDAIKLPPGYTMEWGGSVETSQDSTQYVLKGVPLSFLLMALVVVALFNGMRQPLIILCILPLALIGVSLGLLATDKPFGFMALLGFLSLAGMLIKNAVVLLDQMDAEIRGGKDPYQAILDSAVSRMRPVLMAAISTVLGMTPLIFDRFWVAMAVTICFGLTFATVLTLIVVPVLYAVFFRIKTPTPTSRT, from the coding sequence GTGAATTTGACCCAATACGCCCTTGGCAAACGGACTCTGGTCATCTTTGCCACCCTGGTGCTGACTCTGGCGGGTATTATGGCCCAAGTCGGCATGGGCAAGCTCGAGGACCCGGAATTCAGCATCAAGACGGCCATGGTCACCACCACCTATGCCGGGGCAAGCGCCCTGGAAGTGGAACAGGAAGTGACCGACATACTGGAAACCTCCATCCAGCGCCTGCCCAGTCTGGACCATGTCCGCTCCTTGTCCACACCAGGTCACTCCAGAATCTGGGTGGATTTCAAGGAATCCTTTCGCAAGAAGGACCTGCCCCAGCTTTTCGACAACCTGCGCAAAAAAGTGGCCGAGGTGGCCAATGATCTGCCTCCGGGTGCGGGCACGCCCGTGGTCGAGGATGATTTCGGCGATGTCTACGGCATCTTCCTGGCCGTGGTCAGCCACGGTCTGCCCCATGATGAGCTCAAGGACTATGCCGACGACATCCGGCGTGAGCTTCTTCTGGTCAAGGATGTGGCCCGCATTGAATTGTGGGGAAACCAGCCCCAGTGCATCTGGCTGGAGGTCTCCAGGGCGCGTATGGACGAGCTGGGCATTCCCTTTGAAGTTCTGGCCCAAACCCTGGGCCAGCAGAACCTGGTCGTGGACAGCGGCCATGCCGATCTGGGACAATGGCGCATCAGAATGGATGTGGGCGGTACATACAATGCCGTGACAGAAATCGGCAATCAGGTCATCAGGAGCCCGGGGTCGGACACACTTGTCAGAATCCGGGATATTGCCAAGGTCAAAAAAGGGTATCTTGATCCGCCGGTGTGGAAAATGCGCTTTGATGGCAAACCAGCCATCGGGCTGGCCATTTCCACGGTTTCCGGAGGCAATGTGGTTGATATGGGCAAGCGGGTCAGGGCCCGACTGGACGAACTCATCCAGGAAATCCCCCTGGGCCTTTCCGTGGAGACCGTGGCCTTTCAGCCCGAACTGGTCCAGGCTTCCATTGAGGAATTCATGCTCAACCTGGTGGAGGCCGTGGTCATTGTCATTGCCCTACTCCTTGTATGCATGGGGCTTTCTTCGGGGCTGCTCATCGGTGTTGGCCTGGTCATCACCATCTGCATTACCTTTGGAGCCATGTACGCTCTGGGGCTGACCCTGGACCGGGTCACCCTGGGAGCCCTCATCGTGGCCCTGGGTATGCTGGTGGACAACGCCATCGTGGTAACCGAGGGCATGCTGGTCAAAATGCAGCGAGGCATGTCCGGGGTTCAGGCCGGAGCGCACGTCTGCAGGGAAACCGCCTGGCCGCTTTTGGGCGCAACCCTGGTGGCCGCCCTTGCCTTTTTGCCCATTTTTCTTTCTCCCAACAATGTGGGCGAATACTGCGTGGGTCTGTTCAAGGTCGTCAGCCTTTCCCTTGGCATCAGCTGGATTCTGGCCCTCACCGTAACTCCCATTCTGTGTGACAGGTGGCTGAACCCCAAGGTGGTGGGCAGACACGGCGATCCCTATGCAGGCAGGATGTTTGGGATGTACCGGAAGCTGGTTGGCTTTGCCCTTGGACACCGAACCCTGACCATTGGGATCATGATCGCCTTGTTCGTGGCGGCCTTACAGGGATTTTCCCTGGTCAAACGGGAATTTTTTCCCGAAAGCAGACGGGCCCAGCTGATGATTGACTACTGGCGGGACCAGGGCACGGACATCCGGGCGGTTGATGCCGATCTCAAATCCCTTGAACGCGCCCTTCTTGCCCACGAACATGTCACAAGCGTGGCCACCTTTGTGGGAGCCGGTCCCCATCGTTTTTATCTGCCCCTTGAGCCGCAGGTACCCAACACTGCTTATGGCTATCTGCTCCTCAATCTGGACAGCGGCGACAGCATTCCCGAGGTGAGGGCCTTTGCCAGAACGTATCTGACCAACCACTTTCCCCAGGCCGATCCCCGGGTACGCCGGTTTCCCCTGGGGTCGCCGTCTCCATTCAAAATCGCCACCCGGTTCAGGGGCCCTGATCCCGTCATTCTTCACCAGCTCGCCGATCAGGCCACCGCCATCATGCGTAACTGCCCTCTGGTGCAGGACGTGCGTGATGACTGGAGAAACCGGGTACTGACCATTGTTCCCCAATATGATGCCTCCCGGGGACTTTTGGCCGGGACCACCCGCCAGGATGTGGCCGGGACTCTCAAACGGGTGTATGAATGGTCCGCCGTTGGCTTGTACCGGGAGCACAACCGCCTCATCCCCATTATGGTCCGGCCTCCGGCCAAAGAACGCCAGCGCATGGGTGACCTTTTGACTGTGCAAGTCCGTCCGGTCGGCTCCATGCAGGGCGTACCCCTGGCCACGGTGGTCAATGGAGTAGATTTGACCTGGGAGGAATCCCAGATACGAAGATACGACCATCAACGATGCATCACGGCCCAATGCGACCCCATCCCCGGGGTGACCATGTCCGAGGCTCTGCAAGCCATGCGCTCCCAACTGGACGCCATTAAACTGCCTCCAGGCTACACCATGGAATGGGGTGGCAGCGTGGAAACATCACAGGATTCCACCCAGTATGTTCTCAAGGGTGTGCCCCTGTCGTTTCTGCTCATGGCCCTGGTCGTGGTGGCCCTGTTCAATGGCATGCGCCAGCCTCTGATCATCCTGTGCATCCTCCCTCTGGCCCTCATCGGAGTCTCCCTGGGGCTGCTTGCCACGGACAAACCCTTCGGGTTCATGGCCCTGCTCGGGTTCTTGAGCCTGGCAGGCATGCTCATCAAGAACGCAGTGGTTCTTTTAGATCAGATGGATGCGGAAATCCGAGGCGGCAAGGATCCATACCAGGCCATTCTGGATTCTGCCGTGAGCAGGATGCGCCCGGTGCTCATGGCAGCCATCTCAACGGTCCTTGGGATGACGCCCCTGATCTTCGACCGTTTCTGGGTGGCCATGGCCGTGACCATCTGCTTCGGCCTGACCTTTGCCACCGTGCTGACCCTCATCGTGGTTCCGGTCCTGTATGCGGTGTTCTTCAGAATCAAGACACCCACCCCAACGTCTCGTACGTGA
- the msrB gene encoding peptide-methionine (R)-S-oxide reductase MsrB has product MKIFLPLLVTMLFVIVPAVLVAATMPENRETTSGLKTATFAGGCFWCTESDFEKLDGVIKVISGYTGGHVANPTYEQVSSGSTGHVEAIQVTYDPDKITYAFLVDWLWRHIDPTDAGGQFVDRGDQYASAIFYHDQTQLDIATASKKALEQSGIFAKPIVTAIRPLETFYPAETYHQDYYKKHGIQYKFYRYRSGRDDFLKATWGDRLDRRSMVIGPGFVKPGEAKLRSMLTPLQYKVTQEEGTEPPFDNAYWDNKKDGIYVDIVSGEPLFSSRDKYVSGTGWPSFTRPLEPDNIVTREDRKLFAVRTEVRSRMGDNHLGHVFEDGPQPTGLRYCMNSAALRFVPVEDLEQEGYGAYVKHFE; this is encoded by the coding sequence ATGAAGATCTTCCTGCCCCTGCTTGTAACCATGCTGTTCGTCATTGTTCCTGCGGTTCTCGTTGCCGCAACCATGCCGGAAAACCGGGAAACGACATCAGGCCTCAAAACGGCAACCTTTGCCGGCGGATGTTTCTGGTGCACGGAATCGGATTTTGAAAAGCTGGACGGGGTGATCAAAGTCATTTCCGGGTATACCGGCGGCCATGTTGCCAATCCCACCTACGAGCAGGTTTCTTCGGGAAGCACCGGCCATGTGGAAGCCATCCAGGTGACCTATGACCCGGACAAAATCACTTACGCCTTTCTTGTGGACTGGCTCTGGCGGCATATCGACCCCACGGACGCAGGCGGGCAGTTCGTTGACCGGGGGGATCAATATGCTTCGGCCATCTTTTATCACGACCAGACCCAGCTGGACATTGCCACGGCATCAAAAAAAGCCCTTGAACAGTCCGGGATATTTGCCAAACCCATTGTCACCGCCATCCGCCCCCTGGAAACCTTTTATCCGGCTGAAACGTATCACCAGGATTATTACAAAAAACACGGTATTCAGTACAAATTTTATCGGTACCGGTCAGGACGCGATGATTTTCTCAAGGCCACCTGGGGCGACCGGCTGGACCGACGGTCCATGGTCATAGGCCCGGGATTTGTCAAACCCGGGGAAGCGAAACTGCGGAGCATGCTCACCCCGCTTCAATACAAGGTCACCCAGGAAGAAGGAACCGAGCCACCTTTTGACAATGCCTATTGGGACAACAAGAAAGACGGCATCTACGTGGACATCGTCTCGGGCGAGCCCCTGTTCAGTTCCAGGGACAAATATGTTTCCGGAACGGGCTGGCCCAGTTTCACCCGTCCCCTTGAGCCAGACAACATTGTCACCCGGGAAGACCGCAAGCTGTTTGCCGTACGCACCGAGGTCCGAAGTCGAATGGGGGATAACCACCTGGGTCATGTGTTTGAAGACGGCCCGCAGCCAACAGGACTGCGCTACTGCATGAACTCGGCGGCCCTGCGGTTTGTGCCTGTTGAGGATCTGGAACAGGAAGGATACGGCGCGTATGTGAAACATTTTGAGTAA
- a CDS encoding polyphosphate polymerase domain-containing protein, whose amino-acid sequence MQLRYERKYLVPEDQTSQLAGLLNLHPACFREVYPPRFVNSIYFDDPQCTNWQQSEEGFCHRRKIRIRWYGALQGTIREPRLEIKSKQGHLGRKTLFPMSQFTMGSTMDMLHIKEIINGSDIPKGIRHLMQLYTPSLMNRYHRTYLLSADGHYRLTIDRNITYFPLTSHFAHIGTGMTDPITTVLELKYDRSMDSKAPSIARYWPFRLSRKSKYATGMNLTRFALSR is encoded by the coding sequence ATGCAACTTCGATACGAGCGCAAATATCTGGTTCCCGAGGATCAAACAAGCCAGCTTGCCGGTCTTTTGAACCTCCATCCTGCTTGTTTTCGAGAGGTTTATCCTCCTCGGTTTGTCAACAGCATTTATTTTGACGACCCCCAATGCACCAACTGGCAGCAAAGCGAAGAAGGATTTTGCCACCGCCGAAAAATCCGCATTCGCTGGTATGGTGCTCTTCAGGGAACCATCCGGGAACCACGGTTGGAAATCAAATCCAAGCAGGGTCATTTGGGCCGGAAAACATTGTTCCCCATGTCCCAATTCACCATGGGTTCAACAATGGACATGCTGCACATAAAGGAAATCATCAATGGTTCGGATATCCCCAAGGGAATCAGACATCTCATGCAGCTGTACACACCTTCACTCATGAACCGTTATCACAGGACCTATCTCCTTTCTGCCGACGGCCATTACAGACTGACCATTGACAGAAACATTACCTATTTTCCTTTGACATCCCATTTCGCCCATATTGGGACAGGTATGACGGATCCCATAACCACAGTTCTGGAACTCAAGTACGACCGGAGCATGGACTCAAAAGCCCCATCCATTGCCAGATACTGGCCCTTCAGATTGTCCAGAAAATCCAAGTACGCCACTGGCATGAACCTGACCCGTTTTGCTCTTTCCAGGTAG